The Bradyrhizobium sp. WBAH42 genome includes a window with the following:
- a CDS encoding TRAP transporter substrate-binding protein: MTIVPVNRRAFIKSSAAVTAGIVLSPAIIGRAEAATLKLKCSSSLPNDPKYANGRVYYDNLVKNLKGNGLGEQIEVAFFPDNQLGQEIDVINSVKLGVIDLMVSGSSISANLVPLVGTFDLGFLFSSFPQQTKAFEAGAAKPIEDALLKGGNIRIIAWAYNFGSRSVLAKKPVKTPEDLAGLKIRTLPNPVITECLRLMGAAATPLAFGEIYTALQAGVLDGLEHDPPTILASKFFETSKFYALTQHNFSPLAIYFSDMTYNRMDPKLREGFLDAAKKAAADTRAHGLAVEKEALAALTEKGVTVAECDREAFKKRVAPQHENFIKARPESKAVIDVIRATQA; the protein is encoded by the coding sequence ATGACCATCGTGCCCGTGAACCGTCGCGCGTTCATCAAGTCATCGGCGGCGGTCACCGCCGGCATTGTGCTCTCTCCCGCCATCATCGGCCGCGCCGAAGCTGCGACGCTGAAGCTGAAATGCTCCTCCTCGCTGCCGAACGATCCCAAATACGCCAATGGCCGCGTCTACTACGACAACCTGGTCAAGAACCTGAAGGGCAACGGCCTCGGCGAGCAGATCGAGGTCGCTTTCTTCCCCGACAACCAGCTCGGTCAGGAGATCGACGTCATCAATTCGGTGAAGCTCGGCGTCATCGACCTCATGGTGTCGGGCTCGTCGATCTCGGCCAATCTGGTGCCGCTGGTCGGCACCTTCGATCTCGGCTTCCTGTTCTCGAGCTTCCCGCAGCAGACCAAAGCGTTTGAGGCCGGCGCCGCCAAGCCGATCGAGGACGCGCTGCTCAAGGGCGGCAACATCCGCATCATCGCCTGGGCCTATAATTTCGGCTCGCGCAGCGTGCTGGCGAAGAAGCCGGTGAAGACGCCGGAGGATCTCGCCGGCCTCAAGATCAGGACGCTGCCCAATCCCGTCATCACCGAATGCCTGCGCCTGATGGGCGCCGCCGCAACGCCGCTGGCGTTCGGCGAAATCTACACGGCCTTGCAGGCTGGCGTGCTGGATGGCCTGGAGCATGACCCGCCGACGATCCTCGCCAGCAAGTTCTTCGAAACGTCGAAATTCTACGCGCTGACGCAGCACAATTTCTCACCGCTCGCGATCTATTTCAGCGACATGACGTACAACCGCATGGATCCGAAGCTGCGCGAGGGTTTCCTCGACGCCGCCAAGAAGGCCGCGGCCGACACCCGGGCCCATGGGCTCGCGGTCGAGAAGGAGGCGCTGGCCGCCTTGACCGAGAAGGGCGTGACCGTGGCCGAATGCGACCGCGAGGCGTTCAAGAAGCGCGTCGCGCCGCAACACGAGAACTTCATCAAGGCGCGGCCGGAGTCCAAGGCCGTCATCGACGTCATCCGCGCGACCCAAGCTTGA
- a CDS encoding caspase family protein: MRRPVFSNLLLASGLLALSQLMTPTEAAAEARLALVIGQSAYRTVPELPNAANDAKGMTELLGSAGFTVTTAANLAQTEMRAAISDFAGKVSASGADTVALVFYAGHGLQIDGENYLVPVDLDPKREADIPLQGVRLNDLLNTLGALPTRARIFMLDACRNNPFPALSGAGHGLAIVDTKAGAPGSFISYSTSPGAEAEDGNGIDSPYTTAALTIAKQPNLPIEEVFKRIRVAVAQSTDGRQIPWESSSLTTDFKFFGESSGSTPALPGANAMALASGTRSVEDWRKTLQGKPAMVAYELVITEDTVEAYQAYIELYAQDTRTPRLRTVLERRRQMLAWERATAINTRASFEAYLANWDNSDLAATARRLLLRVQNRNYAVPVAAAVTPVAVAMAPTCPCSTPATPATPVNPSVPPVIKKRVDETPPKRKLVETPPKRRPSEQVVYERAPPPDRGPPPEAVMQGIGIGVGIGLGMGMGGRGGDHNGGYRRY; the protein is encoded by the coding sequence ATGCGCCGTCCAGTGTTTTCGAATTTGCTTCTTGCGTCCGGTCTTCTCGCACTCAGTCAGTTGATGACGCCGACGGAAGCGGCCGCCGAAGCGCGGCTCGCGCTGGTGATCGGCCAATCGGCCTATCGCACCGTGCCGGAGCTGCCCAACGCCGCCAACGACGCCAAGGGTATGACGGAGCTGCTCGGGAGTGCCGGCTTCACCGTCACCACGGCGGCCAATCTGGCGCAGACCGAGATGCGCGCGGCGATCTCGGACTTCGCCGGCAAGGTCAGTGCCAGCGGCGCCGACACCGTCGCGCTGGTGTTCTATGCCGGCCACGGCCTGCAGATCGACGGCGAGAACTATCTGGTGCCCGTCGATCTCGACCCCAAGCGCGAGGCCGACATCCCGCTGCAGGGCGTGCGGCTGAACGACCTGCTCAACACGCTCGGCGCGCTGCCGACGCGGGCCCGCATCTTCATGCTCGACGCCTGCCGCAACAACCCGTTCCCCGCGCTCAGCGGCGCCGGCCACGGTCTTGCGATCGTCGACACCAAGGCCGGCGCGCCCGGCTCCTTCATCTCCTACTCGACCTCGCCCGGCGCCGAGGCCGAGGACGGCAACGGCATCGACAGCCCCTACACAACCGCCGCGCTGACCATTGCCAAGCAGCCGAACCTGCCGATCGAGGAAGTGTTCAAGCGCATCCGCGTCGCCGTGGCGCAATCGACCGACGGGCGGCAGATCCCATGGGAAAGCTCCTCGCTGACCACCGACTTCAAGTTCTTCGGCGAGAGCAGCGGCAGCACGCCCGCGCTTCCCGGCGCGAACGCGATGGCGCTCGCCAGCGGCACGCGCAGCGTCGAAGACTGGCGCAAGACGTTGCAGGGCAAGCCGGCCATGGTGGCCTATGAGCTCGTGATCACCGAGGACACGGTGGAGGCATATCAGGCCTATATCGAGCTGTATGCCCAGGACACCCGCACCCCGCGCCTGCGCACGGTGCTGGAGCGGCGTCGCCAGATGCTGGCGTGGGAGCGTGCCACCGCCATCAACACCCGCGCCTCGTTCGAAGCTTATCTAGCGAACTGGGACAACAGCGATCTCGCGGCAACCGCGCGCCGGCTGCTGCTGCGCGTGCAGAATCGCAATTACGCCGTGCCCGTCGCCGCCGCGGTGACGCCCGTCGCGGTCGCGATGGCGCCGACCTGCCCGTGCTCGACGCCCGCGACCCCGGCAACGCCGGTCAACCCCTCGGTTCCGCCCGTGATCAAGAAGCGCGTCGACGAGACCCCGCCGAAGCGCAAGCTGGTCGAGACGCCGCCCAAGCGACGGCCGTCCGAGCAAGTGGTCTACGAGCGCGCGCCGCCGCCGGATCGCGGCCCGCCGCCGGAGGCTGTGATGCAAGGCATCGGCATCGGCGTAGGGATCGGCCTCGGCATGGGAATGGGCGGCCGCGGCGGAGACCACAATGGCGGGTACCGCAGATACTGA
- a CDS encoding Spy/CpxP family protein refolding chaperone produces the protein MVRPVVGIAAMAFACLLAGAALAKGGHGGGHGGGHGGGHGHGHHGGGHHGGGHHGGGHFRGHGGGHAHGGGHHRGMRFTTGARRGGPSFGQIRNAAIRPANFRNAWNASAFRNGRLISNPAARAQIAAAAALAGWGGASSGWWQHPGGGYGWVGPLFWPFAYNDLYDYAIWGDGLGFWGYGYPDIYAGIFGPYGYDRLSAYLPQQPQGRRRARSAPLDELCGSDRRAIVGLPIDQIAATVQPTDAQGAALDALGNASVDAAALIRTSCPMQAAATAPGRLAAMQQRVEAMQKAVELVQPALDTFYGSLNDEQKARFNALADDQRRAAASNNAGGSSVQTCGASAAFDWPGATIEERLRPNDTQRAALQVLQDTSAKVSASLKAACEPNEVMTPPARMAAIRKRLDVMLDGIKSVRAALDDFYATLNDEQKAQFEAIGPRRMS, from the coding sequence ATGGTGCGACCGGTCGTTGGAATTGCCGCAATGGCCTTCGCCTGCCTGCTGGCGGGTGCGGCGCTGGCGAAGGGCGGACATGGAGGTGGACATGGCGGCGGCCACGGAGGCGGGCATGGCCATGGCCATCACGGCGGTGGTCACCATGGTGGTGGTCATCACGGCGGCGGCCATTTCCGTGGGCACGGCGGCGGGCACGCGCATGGCGGCGGGCATCATCGCGGGATGCGGTTCACAACCGGTGCCCGACGCGGCGGCCCGAGCTTCGGTCAGATCCGCAATGCCGCGATACGGCCGGCGAACTTCCGCAACGCCTGGAACGCCAGCGCATTCCGCAACGGCCGGCTGATCAGCAATCCGGCGGCCCGCGCGCAGATCGCCGCGGCGGCAGCACTCGCCGGCTGGGGCGGCGCAAGCAGCGGGTGGTGGCAACATCCGGGTGGCGGCTATGGCTGGGTCGGGCCGCTGTTCTGGCCGTTCGCCTATAACGACCTCTACGATTACGCGATCTGGGGCGACGGGCTCGGCTTCTGGGGCTACGGCTATCCGGACATCTATGCCGGCATTTTCGGCCCCTACGGTTATGATCGGCTGTCGGCCTATCTGCCGCAGCAGCCGCAGGGACGGCGGCGGGCGCGCAGCGCGCCGCTGGATGAGCTCTGCGGCAGCGACCGCCGCGCCATCGTCGGCCTGCCGATCGATCAGATCGCGGCCACGGTGCAGCCGACGGATGCGCAGGGCGCGGCTCTCGATGCGCTCGGCAACGCCTCGGTCGACGCGGCGGCATTGATCCGCACATCCTGTCCGATGCAGGCCGCAGCCACGGCGCCCGGCCGGCTCGCCGCCATGCAGCAGCGTGTCGAGGCGATGCAGAAGGCCGTCGAGCTGGTCCAGCCCGCGCTCGACACATTCTATGGTTCACTCAACGACGAGCAGAAGGCGCGCTTCAACGCGCTCGCCGACGATCAGCGTCGTGCCGCGGCATCGAACAATGCGGGCGGATCCTCGGTGCAGACCTGCGGCGCGTCTGCCGCGTTCGATTGGCCCGGCGCTACGATCGAAGAAAGACTTCGTCCCAACGACACCCAGCGCGCGGCGCTCCAGGTGCTCCAGGACACCAGCGCCAAAGTCAGCGCATCGCTCAAGGCGGCCTGCGAGCCCAATGAGGTGATGACGCCGCCGGCCCGCATGGCCGCGATTCGCAAGCGCCTCGACGTCATGCTGGACGGGATCAAGTCGGTGCGGGCGGCGCTCGATGATTTCTACGCCACGCTCAACGACGAGCAGAAGGCGCAGTTCGAGGCGATCGGCCCGCGCCGCATGTCCTGA
- a CDS encoding FAD-binding oxidoreductase: MGTTITNNPPRPEPKALASALEQLAARFGNRLITSQAVREQHGHTTTWIVNQPPDGVVMAQETADIQDVVRICAKHRVPVIAFGTGTSLEGQVNAPAGGISIDLRDMNKVLAVHAEDLDCVIQPGVTRKALNEHLRDQGLFFPIDPGADASLGGMASTRASGTNAVRYGTMRDSVLALKVVRGDGEIITTGTRAKKSSAGYDLTHLFVGAEGTLGIISELTIRLRGIPETIAAGAVSFETVHGACQAVILAIQTGIPVARIELLNAAQVKACNAYSKLTLPETPLLLMEFHGSEVEVAEQSKAFGEIAKDCGGGDFSWTTKPEDRTKLWQARHDAYWSVKALRPGDSIGVVATDVCVPISRLADCVSETEEDLKRLNLLSPIVGHVGDGNFHCSLVCDTNDADEMARGEEFMHRLVERAQAMDGTCTGEHGIGQGKQKYLKAELGPEALDAMRALKKALDPLNIFNPGKIVPEA; encoded by the coding sequence GTGGGTACGACCATCACCAATAATCCGCCGCGGCCGGAGCCGAAAGCCCTCGCAAGCGCGCTGGAGCAGCTTGCCGCACGCTTCGGCAACCGCCTCATCACCTCGCAGGCCGTGCGCGAGCAGCACGGCCATACCACCACGTGGATCGTCAATCAGCCGCCGGACGGCGTGGTGATGGCGCAGGAGACCGCCGACATCCAGGACGTGGTGCGGATCTGCGCGAAACATCGCGTGCCCGTCATTGCCTTCGGCACCGGCACCTCGCTGGAGGGCCAGGTCAACGCGCCTGCCGGCGGCATCTCGATCGACCTGCGCGACATGAACAAGGTGCTCGCGGTGCATGCCGAGGACCTCGACTGCGTGATCCAGCCCGGCGTCACCCGCAAGGCGCTGAACGAGCATCTGCGCGACCAGGGCCTGTTCTTCCCGATCGATCCGGGCGCGGATGCTTCGCTCGGCGGCATGGCCTCGACCCGCGCCTCCGGCACCAATGCGGTGCGCTACGGCACCATGCGCGACAGCGTGCTGGCGCTGAAAGTGGTGCGCGGCGACGGCGAGATCATCACCACGGGCACGCGCGCCAAGAAATCCTCCGCGGGCTATGACCTGACGCATCTGTTCGTCGGCGCCGAAGGCACGCTCGGCATCATCTCGGAATTGACCATCCGCCTGCGCGGCATCCCCGAGACGATCGCGGCCGGCGCGGTGTCGTTCGAGACCGTGCACGGCGCCTGCCAGGCCGTGATCCTGGCGATCCAGACCGGCATTCCCGTGGCGCGCATCGAGCTGCTCAACGCCGCGCAGGTGAAGGCCTGCAACGCCTATTCCAAGCTGACTCTGCCCGAGACGCCGCTGCTGCTGATGGAATTCCACGGCAGCGAGGTCGAGGTCGCCGAGCAGTCGAAGGCCTTCGGCGAGATCGCAAAGGACTGCGGCGGCGGCGATTTCTCCTGGACCACCAAGCCGGAGGATCGCACCAAGCTGTGGCAGGCGCGGCACGACGCCTATTGGTCGGTGAAGGCGCTGCGGCCCGGCGACAGCATCGGCGTGGTCGCAACCGACGTCTGCGTACCGATCTCGCGGCTCGCCGACTGCGTCAGCGAGACCGAGGAAGACCTCAAGCGCCTCAATTTGCTGTCGCCGATCGTCGGCCATGTCGGTGACGGCAATTTCCACTGCTCGCTGGTCTGCGACACCAACGATGCCGACGAGATGGCGCGCGGCGAGGAGTTCATGCACCGCCTGGTCGAGCGTGCGCAGGCGATGGACGGCACCTGTACCGGCGAGCACGGCATCGGCCAGGGCAAGCAGAAATATCTGAAGGCCGAGCTCGGCCCCGAGGCGCTCGATGCGATGCGGGCCCTGAAGAAGGCGCTCGATCCGCTCAATATCTTCAACCCCGGCAAGATCGTGCCGGAGGCATAA
- a CDS encoding thioesterase family protein has product MPETAATAPNAEPFRSSIMQIEPQWIDYNGHLNMAYYNVMFDRAIDEFWLELGIGPVYKKERHGSTFTAECHVRYLREIHLGDPVQILVWLLEADDKRLHTFEELRHGTEGWLSATSENMSLHMDMKARRVAPFPPDIRQRIAGVAKSHSALTRPEGIGRNVAMPSKR; this is encoded by the coding sequence ATGCCGGAGACCGCCGCCACAGCGCCGAACGCAGAGCCGTTTCGCTCCTCGATCATGCAGATCGAGCCGCAATGGATCGACTATAACGGCCATCTCAACATGGCCTATTACAACGTGATGTTCGACCGGGCGATCGACGAGTTCTGGCTCGAACTCGGGATTGGCCCGGTCTACAAGAAAGAGCGCCACGGCTCGACCTTCACCGCCGAGTGCCACGTGCGCTATTTGCGCGAGATCCATCTCGGCGATCCCGTGCAAATCCTGGTGTGGCTGCTGGAGGCCGACGACAAGCGGCTGCACACATTCGAGGAGCTGCGGCACGGCACCGAGGGCTGGCTGTCGGCAACGTCCGAGAACATGTCGCTGCACATGGACATGAAGGCGCGGCGCGTTGCGCCGTTTCCGCCCGACATCCGGCAGCGTATTGCCGGGGTCGCCAAGTCCCACAGCGCCTTGACGCGACCCGAGGGCATCGGCCGGAATGTGGCGATGCCCTCGAAGCGCTAG